One genomic segment of Nerophis lumbriciformis linkage group LG20, RoL_Nlum_v2.1, whole genome shotgun sequence includes these proteins:
- the LOC133619171 gene encoding uncharacterized protein isoform X2, translating to MDDYCCAKMATSCKGEDKRESTAEKRVQSADKGVQQPIRHDKCPTQSQDGSSTPQPLHLKEEEEDLWITQEGECLLGPEEADLTVFSVKPEDDEEKPQPDDLLAPLSDSEAEDGVEVTLSSDTDCEGDMRTDNKHSECSEKKTGKKPFSCSICAKSFTKKGNRTQHMKTHLEKNPFGCSVCVKTFFKKSDLVNHLRKHTGEKPFSCSVCGENFSYRRSMTRHMLIHAGEKPFSCLFCGKRFSLKYPMKRHMSTHTGEELFCCSVCGENFFNRPSLTQHMLKHTGENAFTCSVCGEGFTQKEPLEAHMATHTEEKPFRCSVCSASFPHRQSLTRHMLKHTGENPFSCSICGITFTQKETMVTHMATHTEERAFRCSVCDETFAYRQSLTRHMLKHTGENPFSCSVCGITFTQKETMETHVATHTEEKPFRCSVCSASFLYRQSLTRHMLKHTGENPFSCLVCGITFTQKETMVTHMATHTEEKAFHCSVCGESFAYRQSLTRHMLKHTGERPFSCSVCGKSFSVKYTMIKHERTHSKEKHFSCSVCSNIFTEKETMVAHMQTHTEENPFSCSVCGERFARKEDMATHKRMHTAEKPFRCSVCGKRFTLEANMVTHAGTHKEEKLFGCSVCGESFYHRRNFTRHMHKHTGEKPFGCLVCGKRFTIKNSMERHVRKHNGKKPLSCSVCGKRYFDKRAIFAHMKTHNIDILDARLGVKVILGRKE from the exons atggacgactactgctgtgctaagatggcgacgtcatgTAAAGGAGAAGATAAACGAGAATCAACAGCGGAGAAAAGGGTGCAAAGTGCTGATAAAG GCGTCCAGCAGCCGATTCGTCATGACAAATGTCCTACGCAGTCGCAGGATGGGAGCTCCACTCCACAGCCCCTCCaccttaaagaggaagaggaggaccttTGGATCACTCaagagggagagtgtcttctagggccGGAGGAAGCGGATCTCACTGTTTTCTCTGTGAAgcctgaagatgatgaagagaaaccacaaccagacgacctcttagctccactatcagatagtgaggctgaagatggggttgaagtaactttgagcagcgatacagactgtgaaggcGATATGaggactgacaacaaacactctgaatgttCTGAAAAGAAGACCGGTAAAAAACCTTTTAGCTGCTCGATTTGTGCAAAAAGCTTCACTAAAAAGGGCAATCGTActcaacacatgaaaacacacttgGAAAAAAACCCATTCGGTTGTTCAGTTTGTGTTAAAACATTCTTTAAAAAGTCCGATCTGGTAAACCACTTGAGAaagcacacgggagaaaaacctttcagttgctCAGTTTGCGGCGAAAACTTTTCTTACAGGCGAAGTATGACTCGGCACATGCTGATACACGCCGGAGAAAAACCCTTCAGTTGTTTATTTTGCGGGAAAAGATTCTCTCTAAAATACCCGATGAAACGTCACATGTCAACGCACACGGGCGAAGAACTGTTTTGTTGCTCAGTTTGTGGCGAGAACTTTTTTAACAGGCCAAGTTTGACTCAGCACATGCTGAAACACACCGGAGAAAACGCCTTCACTTGCTCAGTTTGCGGCGAGGGATTTACTCAGAAGGAACCCTTGGAAGCGCACATGGCGACGCATACGGAAGAGAAACCTTTCCGTTGCTCAGTTTGCAGCGCAAGTTTCCCCCACAGGCAAAGTTTGACTCGTCACATGCTGAAGCACACTGGAGAAAACCCCTTCAGTTGCTCAATTTGCGGTATCACCTTTACTCAAAAGGAAACCATGGTAACGCACATGGCAACACATACGGAAGAAAGAGCTTTCCGTTGCTCAGTTTGTGATGAAACCTTTGCTTACAGACAAAGTTTGACACGACACATGCTGAAGCACACTGGAGAAAACCCCTTCAGTTGCTCGGTATGTGGTATCACATTCACTCAGAAGGAAACTATGGAAACACACGTGGCGACGCACACAGAAGAAAAACCTTTTCGTTGCTCAGTATGCAGCGCGAGCTTTCTTTACAGACAaagtttgactcgacacatgctGAAACACACCGGGGAAAACCCCTTCagttgtttagtttgtggtatcaCCTTCACTCAAAAGGAAACCATGGTAACGCACATGGCAACACATACGGAAGAAAAAGCGTTTCATTGCTCAGTTTGTGGCGAAAGCTTTGCTTACAGACAAAGTTTGACGCGACACATGCTTAAACACACCGGAGAAAGACCCTTCAGTTGCTCAGTATGCGGTAAGAGTTTCTCTGTGAAATACACTATGATAAAACACGAGAGAACGCACTCAAAAGAAAAGCACTTTAGTTGCTCAGTCTGTAGTAACATATTTACTGAGAAGGAGACCATGGTAGCACATATGCAAACGCACACAGAAGAGAATCCCTTTTCCTGCTCGGTTTGTGGCGAACGATTCGCTCGGAAGGAAGACATGGcaacacacaagcgaatgcacaCAGCAGAAAAACCCTTTCGTTGCTCAGTTTGCGGCAAAAGATTTACTCTGGAGGCAAATATGGTGACGCACGCGGGAACGCACAAAGAAGAAAAACTCTTTGGTTGCTCAGTGTGCGGCGAAAGCTTCTATCACCGACGGAATTTCACCCGACACATGCACaagcacaccggagaaaaacctttcggTTGTTTAGTTTGCGGTAAGCGATTCACTATCAAAAACTCCATGGAAAGACACGTCAGAAAGCACAACGGGAAGAAACCCTTGAGttgctcagtttgtggtaaaaggtaCTTTGACAAAAGAGCTATTTTtgcacacatgaaaacacacaataTTGATATTTTAGACGCCCGATTGGGGGTCAAAGTTATACTTGGAAGAAAAGAATGA
- the LOC133619171 gene encoding uncharacterized protein isoform X1 produces the protein MDDYCCAKMATSCKGEDKRESTAEKRVQSADKAGVQQPIRHDKCPTQSQDGSSTPQPLHLKEEEEDLWITQEGECLLGPEEADLTVFSVKPEDDEEKPQPDDLLAPLSDSEAEDGVEVTLSSDTDCEGDMRTDNKHSECSEKKTGKKPFSCSICAKSFTKKGNRTQHMKTHLEKNPFGCSVCVKTFFKKSDLVNHLRKHTGEKPFSCSVCGENFSYRRSMTRHMLIHAGEKPFSCLFCGKRFSLKYPMKRHMSTHTGEELFCCSVCGENFFNRPSLTQHMLKHTGENAFTCSVCGEGFTQKEPLEAHMATHTEEKPFRCSVCSASFPHRQSLTRHMLKHTGENPFSCSICGITFTQKETMVTHMATHTEERAFRCSVCDETFAYRQSLTRHMLKHTGENPFSCSVCGITFTQKETMETHVATHTEEKPFRCSVCSASFLYRQSLTRHMLKHTGENPFSCLVCGITFTQKETMVTHMATHTEEKAFHCSVCGESFAYRQSLTRHMLKHTGERPFSCSVCGKSFSVKYTMIKHERTHSKEKHFSCSVCSNIFTEKETMVAHMQTHTEENPFSCSVCGERFARKEDMATHKRMHTAEKPFRCSVCGKRFTLEANMVTHAGTHKEEKLFGCSVCGESFYHRRNFTRHMHKHTGEKPFGCLVCGKRFTIKNSMERHVRKHNGKKPLSCSVCGKRYFDKRAIFAHMKTHNIDILDARLGVKVILGRKE, from the exons atggacgactactgctgtgctaagatggcgacgtcatgTAAAGGAGAAGATAAACGAGAATCAACAGCGGAGAAAAGGGTGCAAAGTGCTGATAAAG CAGGCGTCCAGCAGCCGATTCGTCATGACAAATGTCCTACGCAGTCGCAGGATGGGAGCTCCACTCCACAGCCCCTCCaccttaaagaggaagaggaggaccttTGGATCACTCaagagggagagtgtcttctagggccGGAGGAAGCGGATCTCACTGTTTTCTCTGTGAAgcctgaagatgatgaagagaaaccacaaccagacgacctcttagctccactatcagatagtgaggctgaagatggggttgaagtaactttgagcagcgatacagactgtgaaggcGATATGaggactgacaacaaacactctgaatgttCTGAAAAGAAGACCGGTAAAAAACCTTTTAGCTGCTCGATTTGTGCAAAAAGCTTCACTAAAAAGGGCAATCGTActcaacacatgaaaacacacttgGAAAAAAACCCATTCGGTTGTTCAGTTTGTGTTAAAACATTCTTTAAAAAGTCCGATCTGGTAAACCACTTGAGAaagcacacgggagaaaaacctttcagttgctCAGTTTGCGGCGAAAACTTTTCTTACAGGCGAAGTATGACTCGGCACATGCTGATACACGCCGGAGAAAAACCCTTCAGTTGTTTATTTTGCGGGAAAAGATTCTCTCTAAAATACCCGATGAAACGTCACATGTCAACGCACACGGGCGAAGAACTGTTTTGTTGCTCAGTTTGTGGCGAGAACTTTTTTAACAGGCCAAGTTTGACTCAGCACATGCTGAAACACACCGGAGAAAACGCCTTCACTTGCTCAGTTTGCGGCGAGGGATTTACTCAGAAGGAACCCTTGGAAGCGCACATGGCGACGCATACGGAAGAGAAACCTTTCCGTTGCTCAGTTTGCAGCGCAAGTTTCCCCCACAGGCAAAGTTTGACTCGTCACATGCTGAAGCACACTGGAGAAAACCCCTTCAGTTGCTCAATTTGCGGTATCACCTTTACTCAAAAGGAAACCATGGTAACGCACATGGCAACACATACGGAAGAAAGAGCTTTCCGTTGCTCAGTTTGTGATGAAACCTTTGCTTACAGACAAAGTTTGACACGACACATGCTGAAGCACACTGGAGAAAACCCCTTCAGTTGCTCGGTATGTGGTATCACATTCACTCAGAAGGAAACTATGGAAACACACGTGGCGACGCACACAGAAGAAAAACCTTTTCGTTGCTCAGTATGCAGCGCGAGCTTTCTTTACAGACAaagtttgactcgacacatgctGAAACACACCGGGGAAAACCCCTTCagttgtttagtttgtggtatcaCCTTCACTCAAAAGGAAACCATGGTAACGCACATGGCAACACATACGGAAGAAAAAGCGTTTCATTGCTCAGTTTGTGGCGAAAGCTTTGCTTACAGACAAAGTTTGACGCGACACATGCTTAAACACACCGGAGAAAGACCCTTCAGTTGCTCAGTATGCGGTAAGAGTTTCTCTGTGAAATACACTATGATAAAACACGAGAGAACGCACTCAAAAGAAAAGCACTTTAGTTGCTCAGTCTGTAGTAACATATTTACTGAGAAGGAGACCATGGTAGCACATATGCAAACGCACACAGAAGAGAATCCCTTTTCCTGCTCGGTTTGTGGCGAACGATTCGCTCGGAAGGAAGACATGGcaacacacaagcgaatgcacaCAGCAGAAAAACCCTTTCGTTGCTCAGTTTGCGGCAAAAGATTTACTCTGGAGGCAAATATGGTGACGCACGCGGGAACGCACAAAGAAGAAAAACTCTTTGGTTGCTCAGTGTGCGGCGAAAGCTTCTATCACCGACGGAATTTCACCCGACACATGCACaagcacaccggagaaaaacctttcggTTGTTTAGTTTGCGGTAAGCGATTCACTATCAAAAACTCCATGGAAAGACACGTCAGAAAGCACAACGGGAAGAAACCCTTGAGttgctcagtttgtggtaaaaggtaCTTTGACAAAAGAGCTATTTTtgcacacatgaaaacacacaataTTGATATTTTAGACGCCCGATTGGGGGTCAAAGTTATACTTGGAAGAAAAGAATGA
- the LOC133619187 gene encoding uncharacterized protein has translation MDDYCYAKMATSCKREHEKESTSSKSPTEIKIKTEDKDDQQLIGYPEELTPRPQVGSSTLKQEDPQPPHIKEEEEEEELWITQEADLTKLPLTIVSVKTEDDEEKPQLENLLAPLSDSETEDGLEEPFSSDTDWDCEMRTHTNNGHSERSKKKSCKKGLSCSVCAKVFTHKGNLTQHMRTHTGEKPFICSVCGKSFSLKRHLDDHMRTHAGEKTFICSLCGKSFFTKSGLTGHTTKHTREKTLSCDVCGKRFLYNADMLRHIRTHTGEKPFRCSVCGKSYTKSNILSDHMRTHTGEKPFSCSVCNESFVSKKHLNFHATKHTGEKPFSCSVCPRRFTQKIDLVRHLRIHTGHKPFSCSVCGNRFTQKPAMLRHWKTHTEEKPFCCSVCGQRFTRKDNMVKHVSMHTTNINPVVVSQ, from the exons atggacgactactgctatgctaagatggcgacgtcatgtaaaagagaacatgaaaaagaatcaacttccagcaaatcaccaacggagataaagataaaaactgaagataaag ACGACCAGCAGCTGATTGGTTATCCAGAAGAACTTACTCCTCGGCCACAGgtggggagctccactttgaagcaggaggatccacagccaccccacattaaagaagaagaagaagaggaggaactctggatcactcaggaggctgatctcaccaagttgccactgaccattgtctctgtgaagactgaagacgaCGAAGAGAAACCACAACTAGAGAACCTCTTAgcgccactatcagatagtgagactGAAGATGGGCTTGAGGAACCTTTCAGCAGCGATACAGACTGGGATTGTGAAATGAGGACGCACACTAACAACGGACACTCTGAACGCTCTAAAAAGAAGAGTTGTAAAAAAggtttgagctgctcagtttgtgctaaagtcttcacacacaagggcaatctcactcaacacatgagaacgcacacaggagaaaaaccattcatttgttcagtttgtggtaaaagcttttctctAAAGAGACATTTGGATGACCACATGAGAACGCACGCAGGAGAAAAAACCTTTATTTGCTCACTCTGTGGTAAAAGCTTTTTTACCAAATCAGGTTTGACAGGACACACAACGAAACACACGAGAGAAAAAACCTTAAGTTGTGATGTTTGTGGTAAAAGGTTCCTTTACAACGCAGATATGTTGagacacataagaacacacaccgGCGAAAAACCGTTCaggtgttcagtttgtggtaagagCTATACTAAAAGCAACATTTTGTCTgatcacatgagaacgcacacgggagaaaaaccctttAGTTGCTCAGTTTGTAACGAAAGTTTTGTTTCCAAGAAACATTTGAATTTTCACGCGACgaaacacaccggagaaaaacccttCAGTTGTTCAGTTTGCCCGAGAAGATTCACCCAGAAGATAGATTTAGTACGACACTTGAGAATACACACGGGACACAAACCATTCAGTTGCTCGGTTTGTGGCAACCGATTCACTCAGAAACCAGCTATGTTAAGACATTGGAAAACGCACACGGAAGAAAAACCTTTTTGTTGCTCAGTGTGCGGTCAGAGATTCACTCGAAAAGATAATATGGTAAAACACGTGAGCATGCATACCACGAACATAAACCCTGTTGTTGTTTCTCAATGA